The following proteins come from a genomic window of Paenibacillus spongiae:
- a CDS encoding YmfQ family protein: protein MMMGNIVKSYVIPLYGESRVTGNNLAAGAVVLQQLETSIDGVLDQMFVDTATYGLAKWEKFLGIQIDELKPIEQRKSVIISKIRGIGTVTKVLIKSVAESYSNGEVDVLEDSANYTVTIAFVSTRGIPPNITDIQNAIRDIIPAHLAINYEFTYITWDEINAMNKTWDEWDALGLTWDELETYKP from the coding sequence ATGATGATGGGTAATATTGTTAAAAGTTATGTGATTCCATTATATGGTGAATCGAGAGTAACGGGTAATAACCTAGCCGCTGGAGCAGTTGTATTACAACAACTTGAGACTAGTATAGATGGTGTTCTTGATCAAATGTTCGTTGATACAGCTACATATGGACTAGCGAAGTGGGAAAAGTTTCTTGGTATCCAAATCGATGAGTTAAAACCAATCGAACAACGAAAGTCGGTTATCATTTCTAAAATTAGAGGTATAGGGACTGTCACGAAGGTATTGATTAAATCAGTAGCTGAATCGTATTCAAACGGTGAAGTTGATGTATTAGAGGATTCTGCAAACTACACAGTGACCATTGCTTTTGTGAGTACGCGCGGCATACCCCCAAACATAACCGACATCCAAAATGCAATCCGAGATATAATCCCTGCTCATTTGGCAATTAATTATGAGTTCACCTACATAACTTGGGATGAAATAAATGCTATGAACAAGACATGGGATGAGTGGGACGCATTAGGACTAACATGGGATGAATTAGAGACATATAAACCATAA
- a CDS encoding BppU family phage baseplate upper protein, whose translation MTLNIKRNDTRYAINAKLKHPNGSPVDLSDTVVTFTMSNLNNVIKISREAEIIDAENGDVRFSFEHGETNVLGIMKAEFKCEFTDSSIETFPNRGYIVINFEKDLA comes from the coding sequence ATGACACTTAACATCAAGCGAAATGATACACGATATGCAATTAATGCAAAGCTCAAGCATCCAAATGGTTCTCCTGTCGATTTGTCCGATACGGTTGTTACATTCACTATGAGCAACCTTAATAATGTAATCAAGATTAGCCGTGAAGCCGAAATTATTGATGCAGAAAATGGGGATGTACGCTTTAGCTTTGAACACGGTGAGACAAATGTATTGGGAATAATGAAGGCTGAATTTAAATGCGAATTTACCGATAGTAGCATAGAAACGTTTCCAAATCGTGGTTACATAGTAATCAATTTCGAGAAAGATTTAGCATAA
- a CDS encoding XkdQ/YqbQ family protein: MIITHIDRNHKETDITKIVQDYKWAGSIREVSRKLEITVVQSPHDPYFPKVAFRNGEMLRLSDDNKNELYQGYIRSIEKSDQGKSFKLASSDGTIYLTKSEIAKTFSKMKAEDIVKSICTELGVSFGTSPNTSTKHTFAHSGSAYDAILDTFKRLKNTTKKIYMIRMSKGKLNMIEKGSTVAKRLNTSVEHISESVYQQDIEDAVTSVIIVDDKGNRIGEVKDSENIRLFGMTQKIYRKEKDQNANTVAKNMLTGERQKATINMIGGKNTYDVIAGNAVLIKDTHTGLVGVFFIDADTHTFQDGFHSISLELAFENTLEEAGG, translated from the coding sequence ATGATCATCACGCACATTGACCGCAATCACAAGGAAACCGACATTACGAAGATTGTTCAAGATTATAAATGGGCTGGTTCAATCAGAGAAGTGTCTAGAAAGCTGGAAATAACCGTTGTTCAATCCCCTCATGATCCGTACTTTCCTAAGGTCGCTTTTAGAAACGGTGAAATGCTCAGACTGTCAGACGATAACAAAAATGAGTTATATCAAGGTTACATACGCTCCATTGAAAAGAGTGACCAAGGAAAGTCGTTTAAACTCGCATCATCAGATGGCACAATTTATCTAACCAAATCCGAGATAGCCAAGACATTCAGCAAAATGAAGGCAGAAGACATTGTTAAAAGCATATGTACTGAATTGGGAGTTTCATTTGGAACAAGCCCTAACACGTCAACGAAACATACCTTTGCTCATAGTGGTTCAGCATATGATGCAATATTGGATACATTCAAGCGCCTGAAGAATACTACGAAGAAGATATACATGATTCGTATGTCTAAAGGCAAACTCAATATGATTGAGAAGGGTTCAACAGTGGCCAAGCGCCTGAATACATCTGTTGAACATATATCTGAGTCTGTGTATCAGCAGGACATTGAAGATGCGGTTACATCTGTGATTATCGTCGATGATAAGGGAAATCGTATTGGTGAAGTAAAAGACAGCGAGAATATTCGATTGTTCGGGATGACACAGAAGATTTATCGGAAGGAAAAGGATCAAAACGCCAATACAGTTGCTAAGAATATGCTTACAGGTGAACGCCAGAAAGCTACAATCAATATGATTGGTGGCAAGAACACTTATGATGTTATTGCAGGAAATGCAGTCCTTATCAAGGACACTCACACAGGATTAGTGGGTGTTTTTTTTATTGATGCAGATACTCATACTTTCCAAGATGGTTTTCATTCCATTTCACTTGAATTAGCATTTGAAAATACATTAGAGGAGGCTGGCGGATAA
- a CDS encoding SGNH/GDSL hydrolase family protein, whose amino-acid sequence MAWEKPSTGNNGGSGHTHTNKSTLDKLAESGGKLTFNGSLVSESGSGGSTSYIKGKKINCLGDSITQGNAGGATPWTTILQNNYGCTVRNYGISGSTFIDNSTVWSMYYRFPSMNNDADINIVWGGFNDITQNFPIGTFADRVSTTFYGALHLMIDAIMTKFVGKKLYVCTLLDHHHNWETVKTWNNVIREVTDYWGVQVIEMNRLGISPRNTNAKAALIPDNIHPNTAGNQVIADYIAAFINSH is encoded by the coding sequence ATGGCATGGGAAAAGCCAAGCACAGGGAACAATGGGGGAAGTGGACATACTCACACTAACAAATCAACGCTTGATAAGTTGGCTGAATCAGGTGGTAAATTAACCTTCAACGGATCTTTAGTTAGTGAAAGTGGGAGTGGGGGAAGCACATCCTATATCAAAGGGAAGAAAATCAATTGCCTTGGTGATAGCATAACGCAAGGTAATGCAGGTGGGGCAACCCCATGGACAACAATTTTGCAAAATAACTATGGATGTACGGTTCGCAATTATGGTATCAGCGGATCGACATTTATTGATAATAGTACAGTCTGGTCTATGTACTATCGTTTCCCGAGCATGAATAACGATGCGGATATCAATATCGTTTGGGGCGGATTTAACGACATAACGCAAAACTTCCCCATTGGTACATTTGCAGATCGAGTATCTACAACTTTCTATGGAGCGTTGCATTTAATGATTGACGCAATAATGACGAAATTTGTAGGCAAAAAGCTATACGTCTGTACCTTGTTGGATCATCATCATAATTGGGAGACCGTTAAGACATGGAACAACGTGATACGAGAGGTTACGGATTATTGGGGAGTTCAGGTCATCGAGATGAACAGACTTGGAATATCACCAAGAAATACGAATGCTAAAGCTGCATTGATACCAGATAATATCCATCCCAATACAGCAGGAAATCAAGTCATTGCGGATTATATAGCGGCGTTTATTAATTCACATTAA
- a CDS encoding phage tail terminator family protein, whose amino-acid sequence MLKSSSDAISNALNDIIPNLTIYVNNTPSDFERPSFSLNKVFHTKEDLTKYTYREQVNWQIVYFASELPSGEVDVFEQLEKEDALMEYFSSLHYLPVSDTDDLFEIVSIEGDRKDDEVAMQITLSYEYDKNTKETYDNMQEIQTKLSI is encoded by the coding sequence ATGTTGAAAAGTAGCTCAGATGCGATTAGCAATGCACTCAATGACATAATTCCCAACTTGACTATTTACGTTAACAATACACCATCAGATTTTGAACGGCCTTCCTTCTCTCTTAATAAAGTATTTCATACAAAAGAGGACTTGACCAAGTATACATACCGAGAACAAGTAAATTGGCAAATCGTTTATTTTGCCAGTGAATTGCCCTCAGGTGAAGTCGATGTTTTTGAACAGCTTGAAAAAGAAGATGCGCTTATGGAGTATTTTTCATCATTGCACTATTTACCTGTATCTGATACCGACGATTTATTTGAGATTGTCAGCATCGAAGGGGATAGGAAAGATGATGAAGTTGCTATGCAAATAACGCTCTCCTATGAGTATGACAAGAACACGAAAGAAACTTATGACAACATGCAAGAGATTCAAACTAAACTTTCAATTTAA
- a CDS encoding phage tail sheath C-terminal domain-containing protein, translating to MALPSISIVFKTLASQGIQQGQVGKVVLALKDASVTTGVVEHRLFGITEIPTTLSTSNKDLIKLAFQGTPKEVGLVVIAESAVYYTAALDYAESIRFNVFAIPGIVEADIATVGTWVKDQFDNKGKKFLAVLPSHEGDHPAIVNFDTDDIKVGETAYTVTQYSARIAGLLAGLPLTVAPTYQVLSDVTDIPRIKKADADTAIDEGKLILWHDGEKVKIASGVTSYITVTGDRGEDWKKIKLVRIYNKIYDDIRTTIENFYIGRVQNSYANKLSLVASIRSYFNELENQEILDTGKNSIDIDVDAQRNYLNSIGTNTSGWTEGQIREANTRDKVFLQANIRALDGMENFTINIYT from the coding sequence ATGGCACTACCTAGTATCAGTATAGTATTTAAAACATTGGCATCACAAGGAATACAACAAGGTCAAGTTGGCAAAGTTGTTCTTGCCCTCAAGGATGCGAGTGTTACAACTGGTGTAGTGGAGCACCGTCTATTTGGCATTACTGAGATTCCCACTACACTATCTACCAGCAATAAAGATCTAATCAAGCTAGCATTCCAAGGCACACCTAAAGAGGTTGGCCTAGTTGTCATTGCGGAGAGTGCAGTATATTATACAGCAGCTCTCGATTATGCGGAGTCCATCCGATTCAATGTATTTGCGATTCCAGGTATTGTAGAGGCAGATATTGCGACAGTTGGAACATGGGTTAAGGATCAATTCGATAATAAGGGCAAGAAATTCCTTGCGGTTCTTCCCTCGCATGAAGGTGATCATCCTGCAATCGTGAATTTCGACACAGATGACATTAAAGTTGGTGAAACAGCTTATACAGTGACACAATACTCTGCTCGAATCGCAGGTTTGCTAGCAGGACTTCCATTAACAGTCGCGCCAACCTATCAGGTACTCTCTGATGTTACGGATATTCCACGGATTAAGAAAGCGGATGCCGATACAGCAATTGATGAGGGTAAACTAATCCTCTGGCATGACGGCGAAAAGGTGAAAATCGCTTCTGGTGTTACATCATACATCACTGTAACGGGTGATCGTGGAGAGGACTGGAAGAAGATCAAACTGGTTCGAATCTACAATAAGATTTATGACGATATTCGTACCACAATTGAGAATTTCTACATTGGCCGTGTACAAAATAGCTATGCGAACAAGTTGAGTCTTGTTGCAAGTATTCGAAGTTACTTCAATGAACTTGAGAATCAGGAGATACTGGACACTGGAAAAAACAGTATTGATATTGATGTCGATGCTCAGCGAAATTACCTTAACTCTATCGGTACAAATACCAGTGGATGGACTGAAGGTCAAATTCGAGAAGCAAATACAAGAGATAAAGTGTTCCTACAAGCTAACATTCGTGCACTCGACGGCATGGAGAATTTTACAATCAATATCTATACGTAA
- a CDS encoding phage tail tube protein: MARIKASKIISGTHGELWLDNEQVGEVLSFEALIEFVEEQVPVAGELADGYKFMGYNCTGNMQLHHVNSRLIKKLSASIQQGVNPEFVVVSKLDDPAADGKEVITILDATFNNLSLANWTLKEKGTIEAPFKFTKWTPNDLI; the protein is encoded by the coding sequence ATGGCAAGAATAAAAGCTAGTAAGATTATAAGTGGAACTCACGGTGAATTGTGGCTCGACAATGAACAGGTAGGAGAGGTTCTTTCCTTCGAAGCGTTGATTGAGTTTGTCGAAGAACAAGTGCCAGTTGCTGGTGAGTTAGCGGATGGATATAAATTCATGGGATACAATTGTACCGGCAATATGCAACTACATCACGTAAACTCGCGATTGATTAAGAAACTATCTGCTTCCATCCAACAAGGAGTTAATCCAGAGTTCGTAGTGGTAAGTAAGCTTGACGATCCTGCTGCCGATGGTAAAGAAGTTATCACCATTCTTGATGCTACGTTTAACAATCTCAGTCTTGCAAACTGGACTTTAAAGGAAAAGGGTACAATCGAAGCCCCATTTAAATTTACAAAGTGGACACCTAACGACCTAATCTAA
- a CDS encoding DUF2577 domain-containing protein, giving the protein MSDTSWLIQFIRDQANRSATESIVLAEVISSQPLKIKVNNLVLSGEFLLVADYLLKDYQRQVSSGATPYTLKFEDTVNVGDQLAVINSNGIYIVIARVVTTS; this is encoded by the coding sequence ATGTCAGATACATCATGGCTCATTCAATTCATTCGGGATCAGGCAAACAGATCTGCTACCGAATCAATTGTGTTAGCAGAAGTGATATCATCTCAGCCATTGAAAATTAAGGTTAATAATCTGGTTTTATCAGGAGAGTTTTTACTTGTGGCTGATTACTTATTGAAGGATTATCAACGACAAGTTTCAAGTGGCGCAACTCCATACACATTGAAATTTGAGGATACCGTTAATGTTGGAGATCAATTAGCGGTCATAAACAGCAATGGGATATATATTGTAATTGCAAGGGTGGTGACAACAAGCTAA
- a CDS encoding phage tail assembly chaperone, producing the protein MSNALNLLLSKDRSKLELPTKKVEIKRLTEQLGEPVYFTIRALTSAEYTKVRELCNKDEDGDKSLFEIHSVIAGLVDPSLKDKELQQHFNVGTPKSLLEDAQFLVPGEISELAEKIAEMSGYGKDMVAEVKN; encoded by the coding sequence ATGAGCAATGCATTAAATCTGCTGCTATCTAAAGATCGTAGTAAGTTAGAGCTGCCAACTAAAAAAGTTGAGATCAAACGTCTTACGGAGCAACTTGGAGAGCCTGTGTATTTTACGATTCGGGCATTAACATCTGCGGAGTATACGAAAGTTCGTGAACTGTGTAATAAAGATGAGGACGGCGACAAGTCTTTATTTGAGATCCATAGTGTGATTGCTGGCCTTGTTGACCCATCATTGAAGGATAAAGAACTTCAACAGCACTTTAATGTTGGTACACCGAAATCCCTCCTTGAAGATGCACAGTTTCTTGTTCCCGGTGAGATCAGTGAATTGGCAGAGAAGATTGCAGAGATGTCAGGCTATGGTAAGGACATGGTAGCCGAAGTAAAAAACTAA
- a CDS encoding DUF2634 domain-containing protein, producing MAIFPFIEATNIAQQEELPLFKEYAWDYNTDEMILKDGKTVIVEGNEALKVWIYKALKTKRYAHAGYSWNYGSEIESIIGQGYSRQTSKNEIERLCSEALMINPYIATVNVLNVQINNDSYMFDVRVSTVYGELEVNEDV from the coding sequence ATGGCAATATTTCCGTTCATTGAAGCAACAAACATAGCACAACAGGAGGAGTTGCCACTCTTCAAAGAATACGCATGGGACTATAACACCGATGAAATGATTCTTAAAGACGGTAAGACAGTTATTGTTGAAGGAAACGAAGCATTAAAAGTATGGATATATAAGGCACTTAAAACAAAACGATATGCACATGCAGGATATTCTTGGAACTATGGCTCAGAAATTGAAAGCATAATTGGTCAAGGATACAGCAGACAGACATCTAAAAATGAAATTGAACGGTTGTGTTCGGAAGCTCTTATGATTAATCCATACATAGCTACTGTCAATGTGTTGAATGTGCAAATTAACAATGATTCGTACATGTTCGATGTTCGAGTTTCTACAGTTTACGGCGAATTGGAGGTGAATGAAGATGTTTGA
- a CDS encoding chitobiase/beta-hexosaminidase C-terminal domain-containing protein: MSYETKKLKRDASKVIVPQYWNPALDNGNGDWEVLTGSDGAYKAQSVQYVSADYLEGTGNFNKVFDEDMHGLSILNNGDKLMRFTTNGVSRPVPAGGTYNQIFKQTFRELSISATGEWFIDVLQQYGAAAVVVVPPDPDLEAPDNVTNLRQSNVTHNSATIIWDASVSTDTVGYEIWRSGALLSTVTGTTYDATGMPPETQFTFTVKVVDGAGNVSSGVSITVTTATQPAETTPADVTGLTESNVTTTSATITWIASVSSDIKDYRVYDETNLLATVTTTTLNLTDLQPETSYNLKVKARDTSNNESTGISITIKTKAVGDTTPPVVTASPVGGSYTSSQSITLTSNEQATIYYTTNGNDPTESDVYSTPIPISVNTTLKFFGKDEAGNKSAVQTATYTIDTGSSGQVIVSDSFNRANGALGNTETGQAWIQTQTINAPTISNNQFASLVSGSIYSLVDLEQSNNIAIEMDLIIPTLPIGGTISGIAFRYGTNNATYIWGAKGGSVGFINLGTGVTAAPADVSFPFVAGQTYRFKVELRGSEVKCYVDDVLKHTYTDSVHIGNTKHGIVFYSTNVPRADNFKITKL; encoded by the coding sequence TTGTCATACGAAACGAAGAAACTAAAACGTGATGCATCTAAAGTAATTGTTCCACAATATTGGAATCCTGCCTTAGATAACGGTAATGGTGATTGGGAAGTTTTAACTGGTTCAGATGGAGCCTATAAAGCCCAATCGGTTCAATATGTGTCCGCCGACTATTTAGAGGGGACTGGAAACTTTAACAAGGTATTTGATGAGGATATGCATGGATTATCCATTCTTAATAATGGCGATAAGCTCATGAGGTTCACGACAAATGGCGTATCTCGTCCTGTACCGGCGGGAGGAACCTATAATCAAATATTTAAGCAAACGTTCCGAGAGCTATCAATATCAGCTACAGGTGAATGGTTTATTGACGTTTTACAGCAATATGGTGCAGCCGCTGTAGTTGTTGTGCCTCCAGATCCCGATCTTGAAGCGCCTGACAACGTAACGAATCTACGTCAAAGTAACGTAACTCATAATAGCGCTACGATTATATGGGACGCTTCTGTATCCACTGACACAGTTGGTTATGAGATATGGAGAAGCGGTGCGTTGTTATCAACTGTAACAGGCACAACATACGATGCAACTGGTATGCCCCCAGAAACTCAGTTCACTTTTACTGTAAAGGTCGTTGATGGCGCAGGCAATGTGTCGTCAGGAGTAAGTATTACGGTCACGACTGCCACGCAACCAGCTGAGACAACACCTGCAGATGTGACAGGACTAACTGAAAGCAACGTTACTACAACGAGCGCAACGATTACATGGATAGCCAGCGTCTCCTCAGATATCAAGGATTACCGAGTTTATGATGAGACAAATCTACTTGCAACGGTAACGACAACAACACTTAACTTAACGGATTTGCAGCCAGAGACATCGTACAATCTCAAGGTTAAAGCACGAGATACATCAAACAATGAATCAACTGGTATATCGATTACCATCAAGACAAAAGCGGTTGGAGATACTACACCTCCTGTTGTCACTGCATCGCCTGTAGGCGGATCTTATACTAGCTCTCAAAGCATCACCTTGACTTCGAATGAACAAGCAACAATTTATTACACGACCAATGGAAATGATCCTACTGAAAGTGACGTTTATTCAACACCAATCCCGATTAGTGTTAATACAACGTTGAAGTTCTTCGGGAAGGATGAAGCAGGAAATAAAAGCGCAGTACAGACGGCTACGTATACAATTGATACTGGATCATCGGGACAAGTTATTGTAAGCGATTCTTTCAACCGAGCGAATGGAGCACTCGGAAACACAGAAACTGGTCAAGCTTGGATTCAGACTCAGACGATCAATGCGCCAACTATAAGCAATAACCAATTTGCATCATTGGTATCTGGATCAATTTATTCATTAGTAGACTTGGAACAATCGAATAACATTGCAATTGAAATGGATTTAATCATTCCAACATTACCTATAGGTGGAACAATATCCGGAATCGCTTTTAGATATGGAACAAATAATGCCACTTATATTTGGGGAGCAAAAGGTGGTTCAGTAGGATTTATTAATCTTGGTACTGGAGTTACGGCAGCTCCAGCAGATGTTAGCTTCCCATTCGTTGCAGGTCAAACTTATCGGTTTAAAGTTGAGTTACGCGGATCAGAAGTAAAGTGCTATGTAGATGATGTACTGAAGCATACGTATACAGATTCTGTACACATCGGAAACACGAAGCACGGTATTGTCTTCTACTCAACTAATGTGCCGAGAGCGGATAACTTCAAGATAACGAAACTGTAG
- a CDS encoding BhlA/UviB family holin-like peptide, whose amino-acid sequence MEPDILKYFLTQGPFAALFVWLLIYVMRSNKDRETRLQDLLDKFSDKYDVIITEIRDIKERFARKE is encoded by the coding sequence TTGGAACCAGATATTTTGAAATACTTTCTAACACAGGGGCCATTTGCGGCTCTTTTTGTTTGGCTATTGATTTACGTTATGCGATCTAATAAAGACCGTGAAACACGATTGCAAGATTTGCTTGATAAATTTAGTGATAAATACGATGTCATTATAACAGAGATTCGTGATATTAAAGAGCGATTTGCACGAAAGGAGTAG
- a CDS encoding N-acetylmuramoyl-L-alanine amidase, whose translation MGKFKEKYQITPKYLSKPSKRRSGIKMTKVRFIVAHDTGNKNSTAIGNIGYYQNSRNDMSASAHIFLDDKGIWECIPALTGTPEKAWHVLYEKPNDNAMYGYEANNCAIAVEYCYGDNINANEAYKRYVWVLAYICFKFGLNPSKDIVGHHILDPQRKSDPKSGLAHSGRTYEQLLIDVVKEYEDCTKEEEDEMDKITVMVNGKRMENGLLDSRAGITYVPVRAVSEALGARVQWDSKTNTVRIEKR comes from the coding sequence ATGGGAAAGTTTAAGGAAAAGTATCAAATCACGCCAAAGTATCTTTCGAAGCCAAGTAAAAGACGTTCAGGCATTAAGATGACAAAGGTAAGGTTTATTGTTGCACATGATACTGGGAACAAGAACAGTACAGCAATAGGCAATATTGGATATTATCAAAACTCTCGAAATGATATGTCTGCTTCTGCTCATATTTTTCTTGATGACAAGGGTATTTGGGAGTGTATACCTGCATTGACTGGAACACCAGAGAAGGCATGGCATGTACTCTATGAGAAGCCCAATGATAATGCAATGTATGGTTATGAGGCTAATAATTGTGCAATTGCAGTCGAGTACTGCTATGGCGACAATATCAATGCAAATGAAGCTTATAAGCGCTATGTGTGGGTGTTGGCATACATATGCTTTAAATTTGGCTTGAATCCGAGTAAAGATATTGTCGGTCATCATATATTAGACCCTCAGAGGAAGTCTGATCCAAAGAGTGGATTGGCTCATAGCGGCAGAACTTATGAACAATTGTTAATCGATGTAGTAAAGGAATATGAAGATTGTACCAAGGAAGAAGAGGATGAAATGGACAAAATCACGGTAATGGTCAATGGTAAGCGAATGGAAAACGGATTGCTTGATAGTAGAGCAGGGATTACATATGTACCTGTCAGAGCGGTTAGTGAAGCGCTAGGAGCAAGAGTGCAATGGGATAGTAAGACGAATACGGTTCGAATTGAGAAGAGGTAA
- a CDS encoding LysM peptidoglycan-binding domain-containing protein gives MIEFWLTFNNGAEKLRLPVPPSEYSKVTGINTQTVNINDSGEINQIGKRKLDTLSISSYFPANPNDPIAHYRGYPTPARCLNMISKWRESGRPIRLIISGGTLNINQPMVIESFTVSQKKGPEDVYFDMELKEYRFFNLEVVNEKDNPIGKYVGESRPSERTIPKTYTIVSGDTLYVIAKKFYGDGNKWKELKQRNNIVDERKLKVGQVIKL, from the coding sequence ATGATTGAATTTTGGTTAACTTTTAATAATGGAGCAGAAAAATTAAGATTGCCTGTCCCTCCATCCGAATACAGCAAAGTCACAGGGATTAATACCCAAACAGTCAATATCAATGATTCAGGTGAAATTAATCAAATTGGTAAACGTAAACTTGATACACTGTCAATCTCATCGTATTTCCCTGCAAATCCAAATGATCCAATTGCACATTACAGAGGATATCCTACTCCTGCAAGATGCCTGAATATGATAAGCAAATGGAGAGAATCAGGCCGTCCGATTCGATTGATTATCAGCGGTGGAACATTGAATATCAATCAACCTATGGTTATTGAGTCGTTCACAGTGAGCCAGAAGAAGGGGCCTGAAGATGTCTATTTTGACATGGAATTAAAGGAATATCGGTTCTTCAATCTTGAAGTAGTCAACGAGAAGGATAATCCGATTGGTAAATATGTTGGTGAAAGTAGACCGTCTGAAAGGACAATTCCTAAAACATATACGATTGTCAGTGGTGATACTCTTTATGTAATAGCAAAGAAGTTCTATGGTGACGGCAACAAATGGAAGGAATTAAAGCAGAGAAATAACATTGTCGATGAACGAAAGTTGAAAGTTGGACAGGTGATTAAACTATGA
- a CDS encoding baseplate J/gp47 family protein: MFEDNTFEELLNNMLDEIQSGISKIEGTFTYDTLAAFATQLAIAYTQLDRVLTLGFADTATGEYLDKRANEFGLTRKVAVKATGQIKATGTNGTIIPQGTEFATLDETYFITTASGTITGGTATIQIEAVNAGSASNVASGTITEIPVSIIGLSSVSNDNATSGGSDIESDDELRIRLSDRVKKPATSGNANFYRNLALEIPGISEAKVIPIWYGSGTVKVILLDANKRAPIIDKVTEVANHIESERPIGATVTVVAATETPINISVDLTLSGGTLAEAKTVIEQGVTDYLRTLAFADPIVRYTKIANIIINTQNIQDYQSLMVNGGTGNIAIANDAVAVQGSVTVS; the protein is encoded by the coding sequence ATGTTTGAAGACAATACATTTGAAGAATTATTGAATAATATGCTTGATGAAATCCAAAGTGGAATATCAAAGATTGAAGGTACTTTTACATATGATACACTCGCTGCTTTTGCTACTCAACTTGCCATTGCCTATACACAATTAGATCGGGTATTAACACTTGGATTTGCTGATACTGCAACAGGTGAATACCTTGATAAACGAGCCAATGAGTTTGGATTGACAAGAAAGGTAGCGGTCAAGGCAACTGGACAAATAAAGGCAACGGGAACAAATGGCACGATCATTCCACAAGGAACAGAGTTTGCCACTTTAGATGAGACGTACTTTATTACAACTGCATCTGGAACTATCACTGGTGGAACAGCAACGATTCAGATTGAAGCTGTGAATGCTGGTTCTGCTTCCAATGTAGCTAGTGGAACAATCACTGAAATCCCCGTGTCAATTATTGGATTGTCAAGCGTGTCCAATGACAATGCAACATCAGGTGGTTCTGATATTGAATCAGATGATGAATTAAGGATTAGATTGTCAGACAGAGTAAAGAAGCCTGCGACAAGTGGAAATGCAAATTTTTACAGAAATCTCGCTCTCGAAATTCCAGGGATTAGTGAGGCAAAGGTTATACCTATTTGGTATGGGTCAGGAACAGTTAAAGTGATTCTCCTTGATGCAAATAAAAGAGCACCGATAATCGATAAAGTTACGGAAGTAGCCAATCATATTGAATCAGAACGTCCAATTGGTGCAACGGTTACTGTTGTAGCAGCGACTGAAACACCGATCAATATTAGTGTTGATTTGACCTTATCAGGTGGAACACTCGCAGAAGCAAAGACTGTAATCGAACAAGGTGTAACCGATTATCTAAGGACACTAGCATTTGCTGATCCAATTGTGCGATATACAAAAATAGCCAATATTATTATCAACACTCAAAATATCCAAGATTATCAAAGTCTAATGGTAAATGGTGGTACTGGTAATATTGCAATCGCAAATGATGCTGTTGCTGTACAAGGGAGCGTTACAGTGTCATGA